In Maridesulfovibrio zosterae DSM 11974, a genomic segment contains:
- a CDS encoding flagellar hook assembly protein FlgD, with amino-acid sequence MTVEGVSYTGSETTVTKNASDNTSIDQVDFLTLLTTQLEYQDPTNPVDNSEMINQMTNYAMLDEDVAQNTNLETIINQLDALSSLSTSTLIGQEVLADGGVITVKDGTASGVTVDLKDDAAALGLNIYDSSGALVDTVYFSDVEAGQYNISGEELTAQGKLNVDGTYTALAFAVDENDAAVAAYIKSVGTITAVDSSDSGTTNLTLDDGREVSMADVTFIS; translated from the coding sequence ATGACTGTTGAAGGCGTCTCTTATACCGGATCAGAAACAACTGTCACTAAAAATGCCAGCGATAATACTTCGATCGATCAGGTTGATTTTCTGACACTTCTTACAACTCAGCTGGAATATCAGGACCCTACTAATCCTGTTGATAACTCTGAAATGATCAACCAGATGACCAACTACGCCATGCTTGATGAGGATGTTGCGCAGAATACAAATCTTGAGACCATCATCAATCAGCTTGATGCTCTGTCATCTCTCAGTACTTCCACTTTGATAGGTCAGGAAGTTTTGGCAGATGGCGGTGTTATCACTGTTAAGGATGGAACTGCTTCGGGAGTAACCGTTGACCTTAAGGATGATGCAGCTGCCTTGGGATTGAATATTTATGACTCAAGCGGAGCTTTGGTTGACACTGTCTATTTTTCTGACGTTGAGGCCGGACAATATAATATTTCAGGTGAAGAGCTCACAGCGCAAGGTAAGCTTAATGTTGATGGTACTTACACAGCTCTGGCTTTTGCTGTCGATGAAAATGACGCAGCTGTAGCGGCCTATATTAAATCTGTTGGAACAATCACAGCTGTGGATTCTTCTGATTCCGGCACTACAAATTTGACTCTGGATGACGGTCGGGAAGTCTCTATGGCTGACGTGACTTTCATTTCATAA
- a CDS encoding flagellar hook protein FlgE has product MSITSSLYTGISGLHVNSQATSVVSNNLANSSTVGFKSKDAVFEDLFYSAITTGGGSSQVGNGAGVATINTDYTQGSYDDSSISTNVAMNGDGYYVVVDPDTNTTYYTRSGNFDFDKNGFLVDTYGNQVQGWAIEDGTASGSLTTIQLDQSQSPPKATSEIALTMNLDSQSVDEAKTTNPYTSLFELYDGTEQPPLDDSQYSYSTTMTVYDENGSAHDMTFYMDPVDVDADGSIVWEYVAAFEAEDDLRSGSDGVSLNTTSGAGLAMVGTLVFNSEGQMTSVTAFTLSNAAASTDTKDASNWGLSDLSPEGSPEVNLNFTGSSEGQDVSISFGMSSDNATWTTTSGISTLGDIAATTSYSDLPKFSDYTLNLGATTSYSDSSSATYGITQDGYATGSLVSVDVDEKGVLIGNYSNSQSIELYQMALADFTNESGLAAEGSSLYRATTESGEAIIGTAGSAGFGKVVSHALEASNVDIASQMTELIIIQSSYQANSKVVTTADSLLQTAVGLKR; this is encoded by the coding sequence ATGAGTATTACAAGTTCATTGTACACGGGAATTTCCGGTCTTCATGTAAATTCGCAGGCTACATCAGTTGTTTCTAACAATCTTGCAAACTCTTCAACGGTTGGCTTTAAAAGTAAGGATGCTGTCTTTGAAGATCTTTTTTATTCAGCGATAACTACTGGCGGTGGCTCTTCTCAGGTCGGTAACGGCGCAGGAGTGGCGACTATCAACACTGATTATACGCAGGGGTCATATGATGATTCAAGTATCTCTACAAATGTAGCCATGAACGGCGACGGTTATTATGTCGTTGTGGATCCAGATACGAATACAACTTATTATACCAGATCAGGTAATTTTGATTTTGATAAGAACGGATTTCTGGTCGATACGTATGGCAATCAGGTTCAGGGATGGGCAATAGAAGATGGCACTGCATCAGGTTCTCTTACCACAATTCAATTGGATCAGTCCCAGTCTCCACCGAAGGCTACCTCTGAGATTGCTTTGACCATGAACCTTGACTCGCAAAGTGTAGATGAGGCTAAAACGACCAATCCTTATACCTCTCTTTTTGAGTTGTATGATGGAACTGAGCAGCCGCCGCTGGATGATTCCCAATACAGTTATTCCACTACAATGACTGTATATGATGAGAATGGTTCTGCTCATGATATGACTTTTTACATGGACCCCGTTGATGTTGATGCAGATGGCAGTATTGTCTGGGAATATGTAGCTGCATTTGAAGCTGAAGATGATCTGCGTTCCGGTTCAGACGGCGTGTCACTTAATACAACTAGTGGTGCCGGTTTAGCTATGGTCGGAACTCTGGTTTTCAATTCTGAAGGTCAGATGACTTCTGTAACTGCTTTTACTCTGTCTAATGCAGCAGCTTCAACTGATACTAAGGATGCCAGTAACTGGGGACTCTCGGATTTAAGCCCAGAAGGCTCACCGGAAGTGAATCTTAATTTTACCGGTAGCTCGGAAGGTCAGGATGTTTCTATAAGTTTCGGAATGTCCAGCGATAATGCTACCTGGACAACTACCAGTGGTATCTCAACTCTTGGCGATATAGCAGCCACTACCAGCTATTCCGACTTGCCTAAGTTCAGTGATTACACCCTGAATCTGGGGGCAACCACCAGCTACAGCGATAGTTCATCAGCTACATATGGCATAACTCAGGACGGATACGCTACTGGTTCTCTTGTTTCAGTCGATGTGGACGAAAAAGGTGTTCTTATCGGTAACTACTCCAACAGTCAGTCTATTGAGCTTTATCAGATGGCTTTAGCCGACTTTACAAATGAAAGCGGTCTGGCGGCTGAAGGTAGTTCTTTATACAGAGCGACCACTGAATCCGGTGAGGCAATAATCGGAACAGCTGGTTCTGCGGGATTTGGGAAAGTCGTTTCGCATGCTCTTGAAGCATCTAACGTAGATATCGCTTCTCAAATGACTGAGCTCATTATTATCCAATCATCATATCAGGCTAACAGTAAAGTTGTAACCACAGCAGACTCACTGTTGCAAACAGCAGTCGGATTGAAACGTTAA
- a CDS encoding sigma-70 family RNA polymerase sigma factor, whose amino-acid sequence MNTYIKENFEYNDFNNVDVFFKENTKLIKCIVNKFLRSKYNSISSYDIDEVFQEIAFKIVKNKYIEKYSSEKSSLNTWIYIISRSVSIDYMRKRHCIYINVEDLDDYAAEDIEKVKLTIPDGLLSKRQSEVLQMIFWGDLKAVEVAQHLGITARTVRCIKHQALLKLRRHFGAARVRRIVS is encoded by the coding sequence ATGAATACTTATATTAAAGAGAATTTTGAATATAATGACTTTAATAATGTAGATGTATTTTTTAAAGAAAATACTAAACTTATAAAGTGTATTGTTAATAAGTTTTTAAGATCAAAATATAATTCTATTTCATCATATGATATAGATGAAGTTTTTCAAGAAATAGCTTTTAAAATTGTTAAGAATAAATATATTGAAAAATACTCCTCTGAAAAAAGTTCTCTTAACACGTGGATATACATCATAAGTAGGTCTGTATCTATAGATTACATGCGTAAAAGGCATTGTATATATATTAATGTAGAAGATTTAGATGACTATGCTGCGGAAGATATAGAAAAAGTAAAATTAACAATTCCTGACGGTCTTCTCTCTAAAAGACAAAGTGAAGTACTTCAAATGATATTTTGGGGTGACTTAAAAGCCGTTGAGGTTGCACAACATCTTGGCATTACTGCTCGTACAGTACGCTGCATTAAACACCAGGCTCTTTTAAAGCTTCGCCGTCATTTCGGTGCGGCCAGAGTAAGGAGGATTGTATCATGA
- the flgL gene encoding flagellar hook-associated protein FlgL, with protein sequence MRISTSQIYSQSISNVSQSLNYVTEVSNKSASQKKINTPSDDPAGMGNVVNLRSYDQTLEGYYNNSQLAGSLLGTADGLLVNASELMIFVLEQAEQGATGTYSNEQSQSMSENMMAYMDSLLAIANAKSGDDYIFSGEATDTSPYEYVPGVTVTGDSPAKSNFVSFSGELEDPIIVEFTSDGTIGTDAITYTYSLNGGSDWVTGSMAATDTDIDLGDVTVSMNAGTAVTARDNDAETGSQFVVRNSLSYTGADEAMAIDISESVDVDVNTVGSDVFGGVDAATGNAYSEPNLFESISDAVANLWIGNEDGVATSIATLRDGDELLNSINANIGSREQKADFIGTSLSYTRDRITDSISDEEDADSAALTVELSKAQYIYQAVLSSTSKVISMSILDYL encoded by the coding sequence ATGAGAATAAGTACATCGCAAATATATTCGCAGAGCATTTCGAATGTCAGTCAGTCTCTCAATTATGTCACTGAAGTTTCGAATAAAAGTGCCAGCCAGAAGAAAATCAATACTCCTTCAGATGATCCGGCAGGTATGGGGAATGTGGTAAATTTGCGAAGTTACGATCAAACTCTTGAGGGTTATTACAATAATTCTCAGCTGGCAGGGAGTCTTCTTGGAACTGCTGACGGTTTGCTTGTTAACGCCAGTGAACTTATGATTTTTGTTTTGGAACAAGCCGAACAGGGAGCAACGGGAACTTATTCCAACGAGCAGTCTCAGTCCATGTCTGAAAATATGATGGCTTATATGGATTCCCTTTTAGCCATTGCCAACGCCAAATCAGGAGATGATTATATTTTTTCAGGCGAGGCCACAGATACATCTCCTTATGAATATGTGCCGGGAGTAACAGTTACTGGTGACTCTCCGGCCAAGAGTAATTTTGTCTCATTCTCCGGCGAGCTTGAAGATCCCATCATTGTTGAATTCACCTCTGACGGCACTATTGGTACAGATGCAATTACTTATACCTACTCCCTTAACGGTGGTAGCGACTGGGTGACCGGATCAATGGCGGCAACAGATACGGACATTGATCTCGGAGATGTGACAGTATCAATGAATGCCGGGACGGCAGTTACGGCTAGAGATAACGACGCAGAAACAGGCAGCCAGTTTGTTGTGCGAAATTCTTTATCCTACACTGGAGCTGATGAGGCCATGGCTATTGATATTTCTGAGAGTGTGGATGTTGACGTTAATACAGTAGGTAGCGACGTTTTTGGCGGAGTAGATGCTGCGACTGGTAATGCATATTCTGAACCTAATCTTTTTGAATCAATCAGTGATGCCGTAGCTAATCTTTGGATAGGTAATGAGGATGGGGTAGCAACTTCGATTGCAACTCTTCGTGATGGTGATGAACTGTTGAACAGCATAAATGCCAATATTGGATCTAGGGAGCAAAAAGCAGATTTTATAGGTACCAGCCTGAGCTACACGCGTGATCGAATAACAGACTCCATCAGTGACGAGGAAGATGCAGACAGCGCTGCACTGACAGTGGAATTAAGCAAAGCACAGTACATTTATCAGGCCGTACTCAGTTCAACATCCAAAGTTATAAGTATGTCCATTCTGGATTATCTTTAG
- the flgK gene encoding flagellar hook-associated protein FlgK, with the protein MLSNALAIGQRAVANAQVSINTTSNNIANAETPGYQRADAVYSSNDNITAYGNSIGTGADIVGIQANWDSFIEKQYLSASADLASSNALNKFLSQMDSLFNQSDGIGLAAAQDEFLSAWNDLATYPDSLAERQDLLGEAQSLIYSLNSTSSELKGMSDSVESEIIDQVNSANELIDSIGLLNKQIAASPENYELISNRDQAIRELDELVGVEVLTSSDGQTKIYTESGQPLVEGSETHKLAYSGAKSSESLQPTSNYDGELKFSGTSSEELMLEFETSGPDGAAQFKVSLDGGKTWEKDENGNTLLYTAGDADNSVTIAGVEISFSGGTTDHTEGDRYTITPKTGLYWRGDSGTLVNLTPMTDASGTDVANRVSSGSIAGLFKVRDDYIEPALSDLNDYTSAMVWEVNSVHSQGAGLEGHSAVEGSYGVTDQTAALNKSGLTYEDKIKSGEFTIYTYDSNGNPTSNSSISVDPATDSLDDIVASINSAFTGVLTASVNSDGEIEIQAGSGLSFEFGEDSSGFLAAAGINTFFEGSSAGDIKVNSYATENPSHINCGEVGTDGTVSSGSNDTAKTVNDLLSKEVSIGEKGAEQSSSLTEYLASLISEVGSAASTAETQVICDASAAQLYYDQQESVSGVNVDEELVNLTKYQQQYTAACQIISVTREMLDTILGIM; encoded by the coding sequence ATGCTTAGTAATGCATTAGCCATAGGGCAGAGAGCTGTAGCAAATGCTCAGGTTTCAATAAATACGACCAGTAACAATATTGCCAATGCGGAGACTCCCGGATACCAGCGGGCTGATGCAGTATATTCCAGCAACGATAATATTACAGCGTATGGTAACAGTATTGGTACAGGCGCAGATATTGTTGGAATTCAGGCAAATTGGGACAGCTTCATTGAGAAGCAGTATCTTTCGGCTTCCGCAGATCTTGCATCCAGCAATGCTTTGAATAAGTTTTTATCACAGATGGATTCTCTCTTTAATCAGAGTGATGGTATCGGACTTGCCGCAGCACAGGATGAATTCTTGAGCGCATGGAATGACCTCGCCACATATCCTGACTCACTTGCAGAAAGGCAGGATCTATTAGGTGAGGCTCAATCTCTGATTTACTCCTTAAATTCTACCTCCTCTGAACTTAAAGGTATGTCTGATAGCGTTGAATCAGAGATTATCGATCAAGTAAATTCAGCTAATGAGCTTATTGATTCTATCGGGTTGCTGAATAAACAGATTGCAGCTTCACCGGAAAATTACGAACTGATTTCCAACAGAGATCAGGCTATTCGGGAACTTGATGAACTTGTTGGTGTTGAGGTGCTGACTTCAAGCGATGGGCAGACTAAAATTTATACCGAATCAGGTCAGCCTTTGGTTGAGGGATCAGAAACACACAAGCTTGCATACAGTGGTGCAAAGTCATCTGAATCTTTACAGCCTACTTCAAACTATGACGGTGAACTGAAATTCTCAGGAACTTCCAGTGAAGAGTTGATGCTTGAGTTCGAAACTTCCGGTCCAGACGGAGCCGCTCAGTTTAAAGTTTCTCTCGATGGAGGCAAAACTTGGGAAAAGGATGAAAACGGCAATACTCTTCTCTATACAGCAGGAGATGCTGATAACTCTGTAACAATTGCCGGAGTAGAAATATCTTTTTCCGGTGGAACAACCGATCATACTGAAGGTGATCGTTACACTATTACACCCAAAACAGGCCTATACTGGAGAGGTGACAGCGGGACTCTGGTTAATTTGACTCCTATGACTGATGCCAGTGGTACTGATGTGGCAAACAGAGTTTCCAGCGGATCAATAGCCGGTCTGTTCAAAGTAAGAGATGATTATATTGAGCCTGCCTTAAGTGACCTTAATGATTATACTTCGGCTATGGTTTGGGAAGTTAACTCAGTGCATTCACAAGGTGCTGGTTTAGAAGGTCATTCTGCCGTTGAGGGGAGCTATGGCGTTACTGACCAGACAGCAGCTTTAAATAAAAGCGGTCTTACATATGAAGATAAAATTAAGTCCGGCGAGTTCACAATCTATACTTATGATTCAAATGGTAATCCGACTTCCAACTCGTCTATTTCTGTTGATCCTGCGACGGACTCTCTCGACGATATTGTCGCATCAATAAACTCTGCCTTTACTGGAGTTCTGACTGCTTCTGTTAACAGCGATGGTGAAATAGAAATTCAAGCTGGGTCAGGCTTATCTTTTGAATTCGGAGAAGACTCATCAGGTTTTCTTGCTGCAGCAGGTATAAATACTTTTTTTGAGGGAAGTTCAGCAGGTGATATTAAAGTCAATTCTTATGCAACAGAAAATCCTTCTCACATAAATTGCGGGGAAGTTGGAACTGACGGAACCGTCTCTTCAGGAAGTAATGATACAGCTAAAACAGTCAATGATCTTTTAAGTAAAGAGGTAAGCATCGGAGAAAAAGGTGCTGAACAAAGTTCATCACTTACAGAGTATCTTGCCAGCCTGATTTCTGAAGTGGGATCAGCCGCATCAACTGCTGAGACTCAGGTTATCTGTGATGCTTCCGCAGCACAGCTTTATTATGATCAGCAGGAGTCTGTAAGCGGAGTTAATGTTGATGAGGAACTCGTCAATCTAACCAAATATCAGCAGCAGTATACGGCCGCATGTCAGATTATTTCTGTAACCCGCGAGATGTTGGATACCATCCTAGGTATAATGTAG